A section of the Sphaerobacter thermophilus DSM 20745 genome encodes:
- a CDS encoding redoxin domain-containing protein, with amino-acid sequence MSSLQDRIDEFRRSGVEVYGLSVDTHFAAAAWAKELGLTFPMLSDFNREGMTALGITLDEFIGYRNISHRAIIIVDRDRVVRYVDVAPIRGMPDPDAALNAARALAHG; translated from the coding sequence ATGTCCTCGTTGCAGGACAGGATCGACGAGTTTCGTCGGTCGGGTGTCGAGGTCTACGGCTTGAGCGTCGACACGCACTTCGCCGCCGCGGCATGGGCGAAGGAGTTGGGACTCACCTTCCCGATGCTGAGCGACTTCAACCGCGAAGGGATGACCGCCCTCGGGATCACGCTCGACGAGTTCATCGGCTACCGCAACATTTCGCACCGCGCGATCATCATCGTCGATCGCGACCGCGTCGTGCGATACGTGGATGTCGCACCGATCCGAGGGATGCCTGACCCCGATGCGGCCCTGAACGCAGCGCGTGCCCTGGCCCACGGGTGA
- a CDS encoding redoxin domain-containing protein — MTVTVGQTAPDFTVITTDRKQVRLSELVQDRPAVLAYYYFAFSSG; from the coding sequence ATGACCGTCACTGTCGGCCAGACCGCGCCGGACTTCACGGTCATTACCACGGACCGCAAGCAGGTGCGGCTCTCGGAGCTGGTCCAGGACCGCCCGGCCGTCCTGGCATACTACTACTTCGCGTTTTCCAGTGGCTGA